The DNA sequence GTACGGCAGCTGCATCTTTGGCGGCTTGTGAAGGGCCTGTGAAAAAAGCCATTCCTTATGTAGTGCAACCAACTGAAATTATACCTGGTGTTGCTAACTATTATGCAACAACTATTGCAGATGGATTTGATTTTGCAAGTGTCTTAGTTAAAACCCGTGAGGGGCGTCCTATTAAAATTGAAAATAATACTATGGCAGCTACTAATGGTAGTGCTAATGCCAGGGTAAATGCTTCAGTTTTAGGCTTGTATGATAGTCTAAGGGTTCAGGGACCAAAAAAAGAAGGGAACTCTATTTCTTGGAGTGATTTTGATATTGAAACAAATAAGAAATTAACAGAATTAAATGATGCTGGGAAAGCAATTGTGTTGTTAACACAAACTTTTGCTAGCCCATCAACTAATAATTTAATTGCTGAGTTTAAAGAAAAATATGCTAATGCTCGTCATGTTATTTATGATGCTATTTCAGAATCAGCTGCGTTAGACGCTTATCAAGCTAAATATGGAGAACGTGGATTAGCTGATTACGATTTCTCTAAGGCAATGACCATTGTTTCTGTAGGGGCTGACTTTTTAGGAGACTGGCAAGGTGGTGGTTTTGATGCTGGTTACTCTAAAAATAAAATACCAGTTCAAGGCAAAATGTCAAGACACATTCAGTTTGAAGCGAATATGTCATTAACAGGTGCTAATGCAGACAAGCGTGTGCCTTTAACACCTTCACAACAAAAAATAGCTTTAGCTAAATTATATAGTTATATTGTTGGTGGTTCCGTTTCTGGAAATTTACCTGAAACTATTGAAACAGCAATTAAAAATGCAGCTTCTCAATTAAAGAGTGCTGGTAGTAAAGGTGTGGTAGTTACAGGTATTCAAGATGTGAACGCACAAACCGTTGCTTTGGAAATAAATGAGGCTTTAAATAGTCAAGCATTTAATCCTAATACACCAATAAAAACAAGACAAGGAAATGATAGAGCTGTTTCAGCTTTAGTTCAAGATATGAAAGCAGGCAATGTGGGCGCTATTATAATGAGTGGCGTTAATCCTGTTTATACTTTGTCCAATGCTAAAGAATTTGTAGAGGGTTTAGAAAAAACGGAGCTGTCTATTACGTTTTCAATGAAAGAAGATGAAACGTCTTCATTAACACAATATATTGCAGCAGCACCACATTATTTGGAATCTTGGGGTGATGTTGAAATTAAAAAAGGACATTATGGTTTAACACAGCCTACAATACGTCCTTTATTTGATACAAGACAATTTCAAGAGGTTTTATTAAAATGGAACGGAAATGATCTTTCTTTTCATGATTATATTAAAGACAATTGGAATTCTAATATTTTAGGTGGTAATTCATTTAACCAAGCATTGCATGATGGAGGCTTTGTGTATGGTACTTCAATTGGAGCTTTAAATGGAGGTTCAACACAAACTATTACTACTACTACAACGGAATTAAAGGACAAGAAAAAAAGAACGTTTGTTGGAGGTATCATCCATGATGTCGCTGTAGGTGTTGGTATTAAAGATGAAGATAAAGATCAATTTGTTACAAGTACTTCATCTAATTCAATAAGTACATCAAAATTCAATGAAGTATCTGGTATGTCGGTTAAATCTGGTGTAGCAGCAGCAAGTGCTTTAGCATCTTCTGCAAAATCAGAAGGATTAGAATTAACATTATATACCAAAGTGGGAATGGGTGATGGGCAGCAAGCCAATAACCCTTGGCTACAAGAATTCCCTGATCCAATAACAAGAACATCTTGGGATAACTATTTAACAATTTCTAGAGCAGATGCCAATGCATTAGGTTTAATGAATAAACATGTTGCTAATGGAGCTTTAAATGGTAGTTATGCTAATGTTACAGTAAATGGAACAACTATAACTGTTCCAGTAATGATTCAACCAGGGCAAGCAAAAGGCTCTGTTGGGTTATCATTTGGTTACGGAAAAAGAAAAGGATTAAAAGAAGAAATGCAAACTGGGGTTAATGCGTTTGCGTTATACCATGGTTTTAATACAATACAGAATATTACAGTAGAAGCTGCAGAAGGTGAACATGAGTTTGCTTCTGTACAACTTCACAATACTTTAATGGGTCGTGGCGATATTCTTAATGAAACTTCTTTAGAGATTTTTAATACTAAAGACAAGAAACATTGGAATGCTATTCCTATGGTTTCTTTAGATCATAAAGAAACTCCAGTAACATCTCCTGATGTTGATTTATGGGATGAGTTTGATCGTTCTATTGGGTATCATTTTAATTTGTCTATTGATTTAAATGCTTGTACTGGTTGTGGTGCTTGTGTTATTGCTTGTCATGCAGAAAATAATGTACCTGTTGTAGGTAAAACAGAAGTACGCCGTAGCCGTGATATGCATTGGTTGCGTATTGATAGATATTATTCATCTGAAGAGTCTTTTGAAGGTGATAATAATAAAAAGGACAATATTTCAGGTTTAGGAAGTTCATTAAGTGAATTTGGTGAATTAGAAGTAGCTTCTGAAAATCCTCAAGTAGCTTTTCAGCCTGTTATGTGTCAACATTGTAATCACGCACCTTGTGAAACAGTTTGTCCAGTAGCAGCTACATCACACGGTAGACAAGGTCAAAATCATATGGCTTACAACCGTTGTGTTGGTACTAGATATTGTGCAAATAACTGTCCTTATAAAGTACGTCGATTTAACTGGTTCAGATACAATGGAAATGATGAGTTTGATTATCATATGAATGATGATTTAGGTCGTATGGTATTAAACCCTGATGTAGTTGTACGTTCTCGTGGAGTTATGGAAAAATGTTCTATGTGTATTCAAATGACACAGAAAACAATTCTTGATGCAAAACGTGATGGGCGTGAAATTAAAGATGGTGAATTTCAAACCGCCTGTTCTGCTGCTTGTAGTAGTGGAGCTATGGTGTTTGGAGACATCAATGATAAAGAAAGCAAAGTTGCAAAACTTTTAGAAGATAACCGTATGTATCACTTGTTAGAGTACGTTG is a window from the Pseudalgibacter alginicilyticus genome containing:
- a CDS encoding TAT-variant-translocated molybdopterin oxidoreductase — protein: MSSNKKYWKSVEELNENSSIVEALKQNEFVEEIPTDEFLGDKDTLEASSTTRRDFLKYVGFSTAAASLAACEGPVKKAIPYVVQPTEIIPGVANYYATTIADGFDFASVLVKTREGRPIKIENNTMAATNGSANARVNASVLGLYDSLRVQGPKKEGNSISWSDFDIETNKKLTELNDAGKAIVLLTQTFASPSTNNLIAEFKEKYANARHVIYDAISESAALDAYQAKYGERGLADYDFSKAMTIVSVGADFLGDWQGGGFDAGYSKNKIPVQGKMSRHIQFEANMSLTGANADKRVPLTPSQQKIALAKLYSYIVGGSVSGNLPETIETAIKNAASQLKSAGSKGVVVTGIQDVNAQTVALEINEALNSQAFNPNTPIKTRQGNDRAVSALVQDMKAGNVGAIIMSGVNPVYTLSNAKEFVEGLEKTELSITFSMKEDETSSLTQYIAAAPHYLESWGDVEIKKGHYGLTQPTIRPLFDTRQFQEVLLKWNGNDLSFHDYIKDNWNSNILGGNSFNQALHDGGFVYGTSIGALNGGSTQTITTTTTELKDKKKRTFVGGIIHDVAVGVGIKDEDKDQFVTSTSSNSISTSKFNEVSGMSVKSGVAAASALASSAKSEGLELTLYTKVGMGDGQQANNPWLQEFPDPITRTSWDNYLTISRADANALGLMNKHVANGALNGSYANVTVNGTTITVPVMIQPGQAKGSVGLSFGYGKRKGLKEEMQTGVNAFALYHGFNTIQNITVEAAEGEHEFASVQLHNTLMGRGDILNETSLEIFNTKDKKHWNAIPMVSLDHKETPVTSPDVDLWDEFDRSIGYHFNLSIDLNACTGCGACVIACHAENNVPVVGKTEVRRSRDMHWLRIDRYYSSEESFEGDNNKKDNISGLGSSLSEFGELEVASENPQVAFQPVMCQHCNHAPCETVCPVAATSHGRQGQNHMAYNRCVGTRYCANNCPYKVRRFNWFRYNGNDEFDYHMNDDLGRMVLNPDVVVRSRGVMEKCSMCIQMTQKTILDAKRDGREIKDGEFQTACSAACSSGAMVFGDINDKESKVAKLLEDNRMYHLLEYVGTKPNVQYHTKVRNTTEA